From Bacillus sp. FSL K6-3431, the proteins below share one genomic window:
- a CDS encoding chemotaxis protein — translation MTNDAGILLESGTNELEIIEFEINSNKFGINVLKVREIIQPLPLTPIPHAHPNVLGIIQLRGEVLPVISMEKALKINPAANKDIANEKFIVAEFNKQKVVFQVHHVTQIHRISWKQIEKPANLYSVDSSHIIGVIKRDIEMILLVDFEKIVVDINPDSGIHVDKIKSLGVRERSLKRIVAAEDSPLLRKLLQETLSAAGYEYVEFFENGEDALEYLQSFSENGTNVYDEVHLVITDIEMPKMDGHYFTKKIKENPNLSKLPVIIFSSLITEDLRHKGDVVGAIEQISKPEINELVLKIDQHIM, via the coding sequence ATGACCAATGATGCTGGAATATTATTGGAAAGTGGTACGAATGAGCTAGAAATAATCGAATTCGAAATAAATAGTAATAAGTTTGGGATTAATGTACTAAAGGTCAGAGAAATAATTCAGCCTTTACCACTTACTCCGATTCCGCATGCTCATCCAAATGTTTTGGGTATCATACAACTTAGAGGGGAAGTTCTACCGGTAATCAGTATGGAAAAAGCTCTAAAAATTAACCCTGCTGCTAATAAAGATATCGCAAATGAAAAGTTTATTGTCGCGGAGTTTAATAAGCAAAAAGTAGTTTTTCAAGTTCATCATGTTACGCAAATACATAGGATTTCATGGAAGCAGATTGAAAAACCTGCTAATCTATATTCTGTTGACAGTTCCCACATCATTGGGGTTATTAAACGTGATATTGAGATGATTTTACTCGTGGACTTTGAAAAAATCGTTGTTGATATAAACCCTGATTCAGGGATCCACGTTGATAAAATTAAAAGTTTAGGAGTTCGTGAACGATCTTTAAAACGTATCGTTGCTGCGGAGGACTCACCTCTATTAAGAAAACTATTACAAGAAACGTTATCTGCCGCAGGCTATGAATACGTGGAGTTTTTTGAAAATGGTGAAGATGCGTTAGAATACTTACAATCATTTAGTGAAAATGGGACAAATGTATATGACGAGGTACATCTAGTTATAACAGATATCGAAATGCCTAAAATGGATGGGCATTACTTTACGAAAAAAATCAAAGAAAATCCTAATTTATCGAAATTACCAGTTATCATATTTTCCTCACTTATCACAGAAGATCTACGCCATAAAGGGGATGTTGTAGGAGCGATTGAACAAATTTCAAAACCAGAAATAAATGAACTTGTATTAAAAATAGACCAACATATAATGTGA
- a CDS encoding YkvS family protein — MKIAELGNVIEFKEGLTGVVEKVNENSVIVNLTYMDNFHELELEEKTVVNHKNYKIIKESLNV; from the coding sequence TTGAAAATTGCAGAACTGGGAAATGTAATTGAATTTAAAGAAGGTTTAACTGGTGTTGTCGAGAAAGTAAACGAAAATTCAGTCATTGTTAACCTGACGTACATGGATAATTTCCATGAACTAGAATTAGAAGAGAAAACGGTTGTTAATCATAAAAATTATAAAATAATTAAAGAATCATTGAATGTTTAA
- a CDS encoding CPBP family intramembrane glutamic endopeptidase, whose amino-acid sequence MKKSFTDIKLLGGFILAYLLIYIAFDSKGVFWYLYTAAMLFLISISIISEKIEDKASPKEYFIFGISSGIALYILFYVGDSMLTLLPGSFDKQIAKIYTVFSFEWMWHYLVLFLIIIPGEEIFWRGFVQKRLMRYMNFKVAVFIAATLNAAVFAFSGYPLLMIAAFISAIVWGSLYVWKRSMPLLIISHLIFDLLLLIIIPLA is encoded by the coding sequence ATGAAAAAAAGTTTTACAGATATTAAATTATTAGGCGGTTTTATCTTAGCCTACTTACTCATCTACATAGCTTTTGATAGTAAGGGAGTATTTTGGTATTTATATACCGCCGCAATGTTATTTTTAATAAGCATTTCTATCATTAGTGAAAAAATCGAAGACAAAGCGTCACCTAAAGAATATTTTATTTTCGGCATATCATCTGGAATTGCTTTATACATCTTATTTTATGTGGGCGACAGCATGTTAACATTACTACCGGGTTCTTTCGATAAACAAATTGCTAAAATATACACAGTCTTTTCATTTGAGTGGATGTGGCATTACCTCGTATTATTTTTAATCATCATTCCCGGCGAAGAAATTTTCTGGAGAGGATTTGTTCAAAAAAGATTAATGAGATATATGAACTTCAAAGTTGCCGTATTCATTGCCGCGACATTAAATGCCGCCGTTTTTGCTTTTTCCGGTTATCCCCTTCTTATGATTGCAGCGTTTATTAGTGCCATTGTTTGGGGAAGCCTTTATGTTTGGAAAAGAAGCATGCCACTACTCATTATTTCTCATCTAATATTTGATCTACTACTATTAATTATTATACCTTTGGCATAA
- a CDS encoding ATP-dependent Clp protease ATP-binding subunit, which yields MMCSKCKHNEANIQLHLNMNGNEQTIPLCSSCFAEEKKKFEAPMTGSPLGGFNSFSDMFNQLGDNNSRPEDFAKQKAEDPNKQNGILDQFGRNLNNAAKAGLVDPVIGRDDEVNRMIEILNRRNKNNPVLIGEPGVGKTAIAEGLAGKIIAGDVPAKLKNKQVYLLDVASLVTNTGIRGQFEERMKQLISELQERKNILLFIDEIHLLVGAGSAEGSMDAGNILKPALARGELQVIGATTLKEYRKIEKDAALERRFQPIQVDEPTLEKSVEILLGLKDKYEAFHQVSYSKEVLKACVELSDRYIQDRHLPDKAIDLMDEAGSKLNLTLKETDKEAIQQRLVELEKEKEKVLSTENYEIAAKLRDEENELVQSLKEETSNSRIAVEVEHIHAILEGKTGIPVGKLQSDEQKKMQYIEANLATRVIGQDEAVNRVAKAIRRSRAGLKTKKRPIGSFLFVGPTGVGKTELAKTLAEELFGSESAFIRLDMSEYMEKHSVSKLIGSPPGYIGHDEAGQLTERVRRNPYSILLLDEIEKAHPDVQHMFLQILEDGRLTDSQGRTVSFTDTVIIMTSNAGTGKKDIQVGFGKSNAIKETDILASLGLFFKPEFLNRFDNIIEFNKLEQEQLLSIVELLVNELKETVTELGLKLEISKEVKAKLVELGYHPEFGARPLRRVIQEKLEDQIADYILDHPEEKELNAVLHDDNIAIITVKPVQSFVQV from the coding sequence ATGATGTGTTCAAAATGCAAACATAACGAAGCTAATATTCAATTACATTTAAATATGAATGGTAATGAACAAACGATACCTTTATGTTCTTCTTGCTTCGCGGAAGAAAAGAAAAAATTCGAGGCTCCTATGACTGGTTCCCCTCTTGGAGGTTTTAATAGTTTTTCCGATATGTTTAATCAATTGGGTGATAACAACTCACGTCCCGAAGATTTCGCTAAGCAAAAGGCAGAAGATCCGAATAAACAAAATGGGATTCTTGATCAGTTTGGAAGAAACTTAAATAATGCTGCTAAAGCTGGTTTAGTTGACCCTGTTATTGGCCGAGATGATGAAGTAAATAGAATGATTGAAATTTTAAATCGTCGCAATAAAAATAATCCCGTATTAATTGGTGAACCCGGGGTAGGTAAAACAGCAATAGCAGAAGGATTAGCTGGGAAAATTATCGCTGGAGATGTACCAGCTAAATTAAAAAATAAGCAAGTCTATTTGTTAGACGTTGCTTCACTCGTTACAAATACCGGGATACGTGGTCAGTTCGAAGAGCGAATGAAGCAATTAATTTCAGAATTGCAGGAACGGAAAAACATTCTACTCTTTATCGATGAAATTCATCTACTTGTTGGAGCTGGGTCTGCCGAAGGATCAATGGATGCAGGTAATATATTAAAACCCGCATTAGCTAGAGGCGAACTACAAGTGATTGGTGCTACAACATTAAAAGAATATCGTAAAATTGAAAAAGATGCCGCATTAGAAAGACGTTTTCAGCCTATCCAAGTTGATGAACCAACTCTGGAAAAGTCAGTAGAAATACTATTAGGCCTAAAAGATAAATATGAAGCTTTCCATCAAGTCTCTTACAGCAAGGAAGTTTTAAAAGCTTGCGTTGAACTATCGGACCGCTACATTCAAGATCGTCATCTTCCAGATAAAGCAATTGATCTTATGGATGAGGCAGGGTCTAAGTTAAACTTAACATTGAAAGAAACGGATAAAGAAGCTATTCAACAACGTTTAGTTGAACTAGAAAAGGAAAAAGAAAAAGTATTATCAACTGAAAACTATGAAATAGCAGCTAAACTTCGAGATGAGGAAAACGAACTAGTGCAGTCGTTAAAGGAAGAGACATCAAATAGTCGCATTGCCGTAGAGGTTGAACATATACATGCTATTCTAGAGGGTAAAACGGGTATTCCAGTTGGTAAGCTTCAGAGCGATGAACAGAAAAAAATGCAATATATCGAAGCAAATTTAGCCACAAGAGTAATTGGCCAAGACGAAGCGGTGAATAGAGTCGCTAAGGCAATTAGACGTAGTAGAGCTGGATTAAAAACAAAAAAACGGCCGATTGGATCATTCCTATTTGTAGGACCTACAGGTGTCGGTAAAACAGAATTAGCAAAAACTTTAGCCGAGGAATTATTTGGATCCGAATCTGCATTCATTCGACTCGATATGAGTGAATATATGGAAAAACATAGTGTCTCCAAATTAATTGGTTCTCCCCCTGGATATATTGGACATGATGAAGCAGGCCAATTAACTGAGCGGGTTCGCCGGAACCCATATAGCATTCTTCTTCTTGATGAAATTGAAAAAGCACATCCTGATGTGCAACATATGTTTCTACAAATTCTTGAAGACGGCCGCCTGACAGATAGTCAAGGCAGAACAGTAAGCTTTACAGATACTGTAATTATCATGACGAGTAATGCTGGAACAGGTAAAAAAGATATTCAAGTTGGATTCGGGAAAAGCAATGCAATAAAAGAAACAGATATCCTTGCTTCTTTAGGTTTATTTTTCAAACCTGAGTTTCTAAACCGCTTTGACAATATTATCGAATTCAATAAACTTGAACAAGAACAACTATTATCAATCGTTGAACTACTTGTAAACGAGCTGAAAGAAACGGTTACAGAGCTTGGGCTAAAACTCGAAATATCTAAAGAAGTGAAGGCGAAACTAGTCGAGCTTGGATATCATCCTGAATTCGGCGCCCGTCCTCTTCGCAGAGTAATTCAGGAAAAGTTGGAAGATCAGATCGCCGATTATATTTTAGATCATCCTGAAGAGAAAGAACTGAATGCAGTCCTACACGATGATAATATTGCAATTATCACTGTTAAACCGGTACAGTCTTTCGTACAAGTATAA
- the ptsP gene encoding phosphoenolpyruvate--protein phosphotransferase, with product MSTILKGIAASHGIAIGKAYRMVEPDLSVKKTSITDTSVEIARFHLSVEGAKSELQVIRDNAAKDLGEDKAAIFDAHILVLSDPELLSSIEDKIKTDLVNAEFALKEITDMFITMFEQMDNEYMRERAADIKDVTKRVLAHLLGVEIPNPGAIAEKVIIVAEDLTPSDTAQLNKEFVQGFTTDIGGRTSHSAIMARSMEIPAVVGSNNATGTIQNGDLIIVDGVNGDVHINPTPEIVSQYKKDAEKIEQQKAEWALLKNELTFTKDGKQVELAANIGTPNDVEGVLHNGGEAVGLYRTEFLYMERDQLPTEEEQFEAYKKVLESMDGKAVVVRTLDIGGDKNLPYLQLPEEMNPFLGLRAIRLCFEEQEIFRTQLRALLRASTFGNLKIMFPMIATLDEFRSAKAILLEEQEKLQSDGVSVSGNIEVGIMVEIPSTAVLADQFAKEVDFFSIGTNDLIQYTMAADRMNERVSYLYQPYNPAILRLVKMVIDAAHNEGKWAGMCGEMAGDEMAIPLLLGLGLDEFSMSASSILKARSQIKQLDSNQMSQLAEEALQKGSTEEVVDLVKQVINM from the coding sequence ATGTCAACAATCTTAAAAGGTATTGCTGCATCACACGGGATTGCTATCGGGAAAGCATATCGTATGGTGGAACCGGACCTCTCCGTGAAAAAAACTTCTATAACTGACACATCTGTAGAAATTGCTCGTTTTCATTTAAGTGTAGAAGGAGCAAAAAGCGAGCTTCAAGTCATTCGCGATAATGCTGCAAAAGATCTAGGCGAGGACAAGGCGGCGATCTTTGATGCACATATACTTGTATTAAGTGATCCAGAACTTTTATCCTCAATTGAAGATAAAATTAAAACGGATTTAGTAAATGCAGAATTCGCTTTGAAAGAAATAACAGATATGTTTATTACCATGTTTGAACAAATGGATAATGAGTATATGAGAGAGCGTGCTGCAGATATCAAAGACGTAACCAAAAGAGTGCTAGCACATTTGCTTGGAGTAGAGATTCCAAATCCGGGTGCAATTGCTGAAAAAGTTATTATTGTGGCTGAGGACTTAACTCCATCGGATACTGCACAACTTAATAAAGAGTTTGTACAAGGATTCACGACTGATATAGGTGGACGCACATCCCATTCCGCTATTATGGCTCGCTCCATGGAAATCCCTGCGGTAGTGGGATCTAATAATGCGACGGGAACTATTCAAAACGGTGACCTGATTATTGTTGATGGAGTGAATGGTGATGTACATATTAATCCAACTCCTGAAATCGTAAGTCAGTATAAAAAAGATGCTGAAAAAATAGAGCAGCAAAAAGCTGAATGGGCTTTGCTTAAAAATGAACTAACTTTTACTAAAGATGGTAAACAAGTTGAGCTTGCTGCAAATATAGGAACACCTAATGATGTTGAAGGCGTACTCCATAATGGCGGAGAAGCAGTTGGATTATATAGAACAGAATTTCTTTATATGGAAAGAGACCAACTACCAACAGAAGAAGAACAGTTCGAAGCTTATAAAAAGGTTTTAGAAAGCATGGATGGTAAGGCGGTAGTCGTTCGTACATTGGATATTGGAGGGGATAAAAATCTTCCATATTTACAATTGCCGGAAGAGATGAATCCATTCCTTGGTTTACGCGCTATCCGTTTGTGCTTTGAGGAACAAGAAATTTTCCGGACGCAGTTACGTGCACTTCTTCGAGCAAGCACATTTGGTAACTTGAAAATTATGTTTCCAATGATCGCAACGCTAGATGAGTTTCGTTCAGCAAAAGCGATATTATTAGAAGAACAAGAAAAACTTCAAAGTGATGGCGTTAGTGTCTCAGGAAATATCGAAGTTGGTATTATGGTTGAAATTCCTTCAACTGCGGTTTTAGCTGATCAATTTGCTAAAGAAGTCGATTTCTTTAGCATTGGTACAAACGATTTAATCCAATATACAATGGCTGCAGATAGAATGAATGAGCGTGTATCATATCTCTATCAGCCGTATAATCCAGCTATTTTAAGATTGGTAAAAATGGTTATTGATGCGGCTCATAATGAAGGAAAATGGGCTGGTATGTGTGGAGAAATGGCTGGCGATGAAATGGCCATTCCGCTTCTTTTAGGTCTCGGTCTAGACGAATTTTCAATGAGTGCATCATCCATTCTTAAAGCAAGAAGTCAAATTAAGCAATTAGATTCCAATCAGATGAGCCAATTAGCAGAAGAAGCACTTCAAAAAGGTTCTACTGAAGAGGTAGTTGACTTAGTAAAACAAGTAATAAATATGTAA
- a CDS encoding YkvI family membrane protein produces the protein MKKWTGAFQIAAVYVGTVIGAGFATGKEIVAFFTRFGFHGFLAILLAGYLFIFLGSKIMTKAIEIQATSFEEFNKYLYGKKISGVMNIFTLLMLLGICAVMMAGADALFTEQLGYSKSTGAILTGILAIIVMAVGAKGLFAVNSFVVPALILFSFILMLKSVPTTGYLETFFSVPTTPTPIHTIISAFSYAALNLALAQAVLVPIAVEMNDKATVRLGGIIGGFLLTFVLITSHITLLTLPNFTTFDIPMAVVVKHAASSLYLLYVAVIYGEIFTSVIGNMYGIERQIRKYLRINSLLIYGGILLVVYVIGLVDYGFLLQLLYPLFGYVSLIFLFILALKPTKKA, from the coding sequence TTGAAAAAATGGACAGGGGCTTTCCAAATAGCCGCTGTATATGTCGGAACAGTAATTGGCGCAGGCTTTGCAACTGGAAAAGAAATTGTGGCGTTTTTTACGCGTTTTGGCTTTCATGGCTTTTTGGCTATATTACTTGCTGGTTATTTATTTATTTTCCTTGGATCGAAAATAATGACGAAAGCAATTGAAATTCAAGCAACTTCATTTGAGGAATTTAATAAATACTTATATGGTAAAAAAATATCCGGTGTAATGAATATATTTACATTGCTAATGCTTTTAGGCATATGCGCTGTGATGATGGCAGGTGCAGATGCATTATTTACGGAACAACTAGGTTATTCAAAATCTACTGGAGCGATTTTAACAGGCATCCTAGCCATAATAGTAATGGCAGTAGGGGCAAAAGGTTTATTTGCAGTTAATTCTTTTGTCGTACCGGCACTAATATTATTCTCATTTATATTAATGCTTAAATCTGTTCCGACAACTGGATATCTTGAAACCTTTTTCTCAGTACCCACAACACCAACACCGATACACACGATCATCTCTGCATTTTCCTATGCTGCATTAAACCTTGCATTAGCTCAAGCAGTGCTCGTGCCGATTGCAGTAGAAATGAACGACAAAGCTACGGTGAGACTCGGTGGAATAATTGGTGGTTTCTTACTTACCTTTGTGTTAATAACAAGTCATATTACATTATTGACGCTCCCAAACTTTACAACATTTGATATCCCTATGGCCGTCGTTGTTAAACATGCTGCAAGTAGTCTCTATCTATTATATGTTGCGGTCATTTATGGTGAAATATTTACATCTGTGATCGGAAATATGTATGGAATTGAACGACAAATTCGTAAGTATCTTCGAATTAATAGTTTATTAATTTATGGTGGAATACTTCTTGTAGTATATGTTATTGGCTTAGTTGATTATGGATTTTTACTCCAACTTTTATATCCACTGTTTGGATATGTAAGTCTCATATTTTTATTCATTTTAGCGTTAAAGCCCACGAAAAAAGCATAA
- a CDS encoding phosphocarrier protein HPr produces MTEKQFTVTADTGIHARPATLLVQTASRFSSDIQLEYKDKKVNLKSIMGVMSLGIGKGAIITISADGNDEEEALASIQELFTKEGLAE; encoded by the coding sequence ATGACGGAAAAACAATTTACAGTAACTGCTGATACGGGGATTCATGCAAGACCTGCAACGTTGCTAGTTCAGACTGCAAGCAGATTCTCTTCAGACATTCAGTTAGAATATAAAGACAAGAAAGTAAACCTGAAGTCTATTATGGGTGTTATGTCACTCGGTATTGGTAAAGGGGCTATTATTACCATATCTGCAGATGGTAACGATGAAGAAGAAGCATTGGCGAGCATTCAAGAATTATTTACAAAAGAAGGTCTTGCTGAATAA
- a CDS encoding MarR family winged helix-turn-helix transcriptional regulator: MDKDIESSLKLFIVLSRAYRSLNESVNIHIQHSGLNPTEFAVMELLFHKGKQPLQQIGEKILLTSGSITYVVDKLEQKNLVKRVGSPVDRRIIFAEITDEGKKFIEDFFPQHAMRIHNLISALDQDEKNHSIELLKKIGLSIKKL, from the coding sequence GTGGACAAAGATATAGAATCTTCATTGAAGTTATTTATCGTTCTTTCACGAGCATATAGATCATTGAATGAATCGGTAAATATTCATATTCAGCATTCAGGATTAAATCCAACTGAATTTGCTGTGATGGAATTATTATTTCATAAAGGAAAACAGCCATTACAGCAAATAGGTGAGAAAATTTTGCTTACAAGCGGTAGTATTACGTATGTTGTCGATAAACTTGAACAGAAAAATTTAGTTAAAAGAGTAGGAAGTCCGGTTGATCGCCGTATAATATTTGCTGAAATCACAGATGAAGGAAAAAAGTTTATTGAAGATTTCTTTCCTCAACATGCTATGCGTATACATAACTTAATTTCGGCATTAGATCAAGATGAAAAAAATCACTCAATAGAGCTTTTGAAAAAAATAGGATTATCAATAAAGAAATTGTAA
- a CDS encoding NAD(P)-dependent oxidoreductase, whose translation MKKSIGFIGLGVMGKGIVRNLLSAGHHVYIYSRTKSKAEDILKEGAIWKETPKEIAESAEIIITMVGYPQDVEEVYFGKEGIIEGVNKESITVDMTTSTPTLAKKIDETAKHHGFKALDAPVSGGDIGAKNGTLSIMVGGDKDAFEDLYPVFQRIGGNIVYQGEAGAGQHTKMCNQIAIASTMIGVTEAIIYAKQSGLNPDHVLKSISQGAAGSWSMTNLIPRVLMEDYSPGFFIKHFVKDMGIALDEAENMELKLPGLKLAKEMYDSLVADGEGDSGTQALIKYWK comes from the coding sequence ATGAAAAAATCAATTGGTTTTATCGGTCTAGGTGTCATGGGTAAGGGGATCGTACGGAATTTATTATCAGCAGGTCACCATGTGTACATTTATAGTCGAACAAAGAGTAAAGCAGAAGATATTCTTAAAGAAGGAGCGATTTGGAAGGAAACTCCTAAAGAAATTGCAGAATCTGCCGAAATAATAATTACAATGGTTGGTTATCCTCAAGATGTAGAAGAAGTGTATTTTGGAAAAGAGGGAATAATTGAAGGGGTTAATAAAGAGTCAATCACTGTTGATATGACCACATCAACCCCAACCTTGGCGAAGAAAATCGATGAGACTGCGAAGCATCATGGTTTTAAGGCATTGGATGCACCTGTTTCAGGTGGAGACATTGGAGCGAAGAACGGAACCCTTTCTATCATGGTAGGTGGAGACAAAGATGCTTTTGAGGATTTATATCCAGTTTTCCAGAGAATAGGTGGAAACATTGTGTATCAAGGAGAGGCGGGAGCAGGTCAACATACAAAAATGTGTAATCAAATCGCAATTGCTTCAACAATGATTGGTGTAACGGAAGCTATCATTTACGCAAAGCAATCAGGATTAAACCCTGATCATGTATTGAAGTCTATTAGCCAAGGTGCAGCTGGAAGCTGGTCTATGACAAATTTAATACCGCGCGTCTTGATGGAAGATTATAGCCCCGGTTTTTTTATTAAACATTTTGTCAAAGACATGGGAATTGCCCTAGATGAGGCAGAAAATATGGAATTAAAGCTTCCGGGTCTAAAGTTAGCAAAAGAAATGTATGATTCACTTGTAGCAGACGGTGAGGGAGATAGTGGCACACAAGCACTAATTAAGTATTGGAAGTAG
- a CDS encoding YkyB family protein, producing MNSRTINNHAHDPTIANLSQAIFAVNRHAKTAPDPKFLYGLKKAALTKMIVEKKALKTGLHFSRNPKYSQQQSDVIVECGDYTFHIPPTKEDFANLPHLGHLDHQYRNPKSRMSLNMAKKILQDYTGIKEKENNNNRPPKPQKPVFKKLGESFLN from the coding sequence ATGAATTCACGAACGATAAATAACCATGCTCATGATCCTACAATAGCTAACCTCTCGCAAGCTATATTTGCTGTAAACCGCCACGCTAAAACTGCACCTGATCCAAAGTTTCTTTATGGTTTAAAAAAAGCTGCACTTACCAAAATGATAGTAGAAAAAAAGGCGTTAAAAACTGGGTTGCATTTTTCTAGAAATCCCAAATATAGCCAACAACAATCAGATGTGATTGTAGAATGTGGAGATTATACATTCCATATTCCTCCAACCAAAGAGGACTTTGCAAATTTGCCCCATCTAGGTCATCTTGATCACCAATACCGAAATCCCAAATCCCGTATGTCCCTAAATATGGCGAAAAAGATTCTTCAAGACTACACTGGAATCAAAGAAAAGGAAAATAATAATAATCGCCCTCCTAAGCCTCAAAAACCAGTCTTCAAAAAATTAGGAGAAAGTTTTTTAAACTAG
- a CDS encoding M3 family oligoendopeptidase, with amino-acid sequence MKKFKEYTYIRPDLKEVKISFADSLEQFKQAKNVEEQSKAMEKINHIRNDIATMFNLGYIRHTVDTTDEFYEQENDYLDEIAPEVDGLVSQYYQALVHSPFRLSLEAKWGKQLFELAEAELKTFTPSIIPLLQQENKLSSEYTKLVASAKILFEGEERTLSQLQPFVESQDRGMRKQANEAKFAFFNENNEKFDRIYDQLVDVRTEIATSLGFSNFVELAYYRMTRTDYDASMVKKFRDQVKEYIVPLATSLYARQSERIEVESMKYYDEGFQFTSGNAVPKGTPEWIIENGSKMYHELSEETGTFFDFMTEKELLDLVANKGKAGGGYCTYIENYESPFIFSNFNGTSGDIDVLTHEAGHAFQVYSSRQFEIPEYIWPTYEACEIHSMSMEFFTWPWMDLFFKEDTDKYKFTHLSGALLFLPYGVAVDEFQHIIYENPDLSPVERKQVWRDLEKKYMPHRNYDGNQYLEAGGFWQRQAHIYNSPFYYIDYTLAQICAFQFWKKSQEDQEEAWKDYVKLCKLGGSLSFTNLVKEANLISPFEDGCVKSIISSIQTWLNSVDDKKM; translated from the coding sequence ATGAAAAAGTTTAAAGAATATACGTATATTCGACCAGATCTTAAAGAGGTGAAAATTTCATTTGCGGATTCACTTGAACAATTTAAGCAGGCAAAGAATGTGGAAGAACAAAGCAAAGCGATGGAGAAAATTAATCACATTCGCAATGATATCGCAACGATGTTTAATCTCGGTTATATAAGACATACCGTTGATACAACAGATGAATTTTATGAACAAGAAAATGACTATCTTGATGAGATTGCGCCTGAAGTAGATGGATTAGTATCACAGTATTATCAAGCACTTGTCCATTCGCCATTTCGCTTGTCACTAGAAGCTAAATGGGGGAAACAATTATTTGAATTAGCTGAAGCTGAATTGAAAACATTTACCCCGAGTATAATCCCATTGCTTCAACAAGAAAATAAGCTTTCATCTGAATACACCAAATTAGTTGCATCAGCTAAAATTTTGTTTGAAGGAGAGGAAAGAACACTTTCCCAATTACAACCATTTGTGGAATCACAAGATAGGGGTATGAGGAAGCAAGCAAATGAAGCAAAGTTTGCCTTTTTTAATGAAAATAATGAAAAATTTGATAGAATTTATGATCAATTGGTTGATGTTCGTACAGAAATTGCGACTTCACTTGGTTTTAGTAATTTTGTAGAACTGGCATATTACCGTATGACCAGGACGGATTACGATGCTTCAATGGTTAAAAAGTTTCGCGATCAAGTAAAAGAATATATCGTCCCACTTGCGACAAGCTTATATGCGCGTCAAAGTGAGCGGATCGAAGTAGAATCAATGAAATATTATGATGAGGGATTTCAATTTACTTCTGGAAATGCCGTTCCAAAAGGAACACCAGAATGGATAATTGAAAATGGATCAAAGATGTACCATGAATTGTCTGAAGAAACAGGAACTTTCTTTGATTTTATGACCGAGAAGGAACTGTTAGATCTGGTTGCTAATAAGGGAAAGGCTGGGGGAGGTTATTGCACTTATATAGAAAACTATGAGTCTCCTTTTATTTTTTCAAATTTCAATGGTACTTCGGGAGATATTGATGTATTGACACATGAAGCTGGGCATGCATTTCAAGTCTACTCTAGTAGACAATTTGAAATACCAGAGTATATTTGGCCAACATACGAAGCATGTGAAATTCATTCTATGAGTATGGAATTTTTCACTTGGCCATGGATGGACTTATTTTTCAAAGAAGACACAGATAAGTATAAGTTTACTCATTTGAGTGGGGCGCTTCTCTTTTTGCCATATGGTGTTGCAGTCGATGAATTTCAACATATCATTTATGAAAATCCCGATCTGAGCCCGGTAGAAAGAAAGCAGGTATGGAGAGATTTAGAGAAAAAGTATATGCCACATCGAAATTATGACGGAAATCAATACTTAGAAGCAGGCGGATTTTGGCAGAGGCAAGCACATATCTATAATTCTCCTTTTTATTATATTGATTACACACTTGCGCAAATTTGTGCATTCCAGTTTTGGAAAAAGTCACAAGAAGATCAAGAAGAGGCATGGAAAGATTATGTAAAACTTTGTAAGCTAGGTGGTAGTCTTTCATTTACAAATCTCGTAAAAGAGGCGAATCTTATTTCTCCATTTGAAGATGGTTGCGTAAAGTCTATTATCTCTAGTATTCAAACTTGGTTAAATAGTGTTGATGATAAAAAAATGTAA